In Cicer arietinum cultivar CDC Frontier isolate Library 1 chromosome 7, Cicar.CDCFrontier_v2.0, whole genome shotgun sequence, a single window of DNA contains:
- the LOC101508402 gene encoding uncharacterized protein, protein MATSKVLSIVFFVLLGLGICSAARTLLTIGAGVHGDIGVSGGGGGGYGGGGGNGGVDGYGGGAGGGEGAGGGYGGAAFGGGGGGSGGGGGGGAAQGGGYGGGAGKGGGEGYGGGASHGGGYAGGGGGGSGGGGGGGAGGAGGGYGGGEGGGAGGGYSGEHGGGYGGGGGSGGGGGGGAGGANGGGYGSGGGAGGGYGGGASGGGGGAGGGSGGGGGAHGGGYGGGAGGGEGGGHGGYYP, encoded by the coding sequence ATGGCAACTTCGAAAGTTCTAAGTATTGTTTTCTTTGTGTTGTTGGGTTTAGGCATATGCTCTGCCGCTAGAACACTCCTCACCATTGGTGCAGGTGTCCATGGTGACATTGGTGTAAGTGGAGGTGGAGGTGGAGGTTATGGTGGTGGTGGAGGGAATGGTGGTGTAGATGGATATGGAGGAGGAGCTGGTGGAGGTGAAGGTGCAGGTGGTGGATATGGAGGTGCTGCTTTTGGTGGCGGCGGAGGAGGAAGTGGAGGTGGCGGTGGTGGTGGTGCGGCTCAAGGTGGTGGATATGGTGGAGGAGCTGGCAAAGGTGGTGGGGAAGGATATGGTGGAGGTGCATCACATGGCGGTGGTTATGCTGGTGGTGGTGGAGGTGGTAGCGGTGGAGGAGGAGGAGGTGGTGCAGGAGGTGCTGGTGGTGGTTATGGAGGTGGGGAAGGAGGTGGAGCAGGAGGTGGATATAGTGGAGAACATGGAGGAGGATACGGAGGTGGAGGTGGAAGTGGAGGTGGCGGAGGAGGTGGTGCTGGAGGGGCGAATGGAGGCGGATATGGTAGTGGTGGAGGAGCTGGTGGTGGATATGGCGGTGGAGCatctggtggtggtggtggtgctGGTGGAGgttctggtggtggtggaggTGCACATGGAGGAGGATATGGTGGTGGTGCTGGAGGTGGGGAAGGTGGAGGGCACGGTGGATATTACCCCTGA
- the LOC101508088 gene encoding ubiquitin carboxyl-terminal hydrolase 20-like codes for MCVQPIKKTSSASPSPSPSSSSSPEPSSSPEPNNSTPEPPSNSRKRITPEPGTLSSPIPAPDPKPNPEPNPNPHNAEPPTPTPPKPTSRRKPPPPPPTAAQIAAAFGEEVFDDLPSLTEPEPEPLNMVFPSYDIYPDMLCKDWTSSSWINKFDEETSVLGPAPSSPEEDYDGPFRIRTNLDSLYRRRRNFEIRSDTSSLNSTPFDYYGFQSDALPTSPSSKLVGAGISNLGNTCFMSAILQCFTHTVQLFLGLRYSTHNSPCNVVGFCAICAFRQHINASLEPSRNPVLPTMLVENLNQFSSSFRKHQQEDAHEFMQCALNKLQRCFPIGEDNLVDQIFGGRLVSKLRCCCCGHTSDTFEPIIDLSLEIEDVSTIQCALESFTMVEKMDSKFTCSSCNEVVTMEKQLMLDKAPSVAAFHLKRFKKDGNTVKKVDSHVYFTKDLDLQPYTSANGSDIVPLKYDLYAVVEHRGSSPNSGHYFCFVRSSPDKWHLMDDSMVSSVFEEEVLTHEAYILFYARQGTPWFSSVVENEEKVPNSSSDNKHDSDEGQKGNKHDSDEGQKGNNKHDSEEGQKGNNKHDSDEGQKGNKHDSDEEQKGKCDSTEAYDKCVTDMEEDEDEVDSMISDLTHSSKSS; via the exons ATGTGTGTTCAACCTATCAAGAAAACCTCATCAGCTTCTCCTTCTCCTTCtccctcttcttcttcttctccagAACCTAGCTCCTCACCCGAACCTAATAACTCCACACCCGAACCTCCTTCTAATTCACGCAAAAGAATCACACCCGAACCCGGTACTCTTTCTTCTCCCATACCTGCTCCTGATCCCAAACCAAATCCCGAACCTAACCCTAACCCTCACAATGCAGAACCTCCTACTCCAACACCTCCCAAACCAACCTCCCGACGCAAACCTCCACCACCACCGCCGACTGCCGCCCAAATCGCAGCGGCTTTCGGCGAAGAAGTGTTCGACGATCTTCCGTCGTTAACTGAACCGGAACCGGAACCACTGAACATGGTATTTCCTTCGTATGATATTTACCCAGATATGCTTTGCAAAGATTGGACTTCTTCTTCGTGGATCAATAAATTCGACGAAGAAACCTCCGTTCTTGGTCCTGCTCCTTCAAGCCCTGAAGAGGATTACGATGGACCGTTTCGTATTCGTACAAATCTTGATTCGTTGTATCGTCGTAGaagaaattttgaaattcgtAGTGATACCTCCTCTTTGAATTCTACACCCTTTGATTATTACGGTTTTCAATCTGACGCGCTGCCTACGTCACCTTCATCGAAATTAGTG GGAGCTGGAATTTCTAATTTGGGAAACACGTGTTTTATGAGTGCTATACTTCAGTGTTTTACACACACTGTGCAACTGTTTCTTGGTCTTCGTTATTCAACTCATAATTCTCCTT GTAATGTGGTTGGTTTCTGCGCTATTTGTGCTTTCCGTCAACACATTAACGCTTCCTTAGAACCTTCTCGAAATCCAGTTTTACCTACGATGCTTGTTGAAAATTTGAACc AATTTTCATCTAGTTTTAGAAAACATCAGCAGGAGGATGCACACGAGTTTATGCAATGCGCATTGAATAAACTTCAAAGATGTTTTCCAATTGGAGAAGATAATCTAGTTGATCAAATATTTGGGGGTCGTCTTGTCAGTAAA CTTCGATGTTGCTGCTGTGGTCACACTTCTGATACTTTCGAGCCAATTATTGACTTGAGTTTAGAAATAGAAGATGTGAGTACCATTCAATGTGCTCTGGAATCTTTCACAATGGTAGAAAAGATGGATTCAAAGTTTACATGTAGTAGCTGCAACGAAGTAGTTACCATGGAGAAACAGCTTATGCTTGATAAAGCACCTTCAGTTGCTGCATTTCATTTGAAAAGGTTTAAAAAAGATGGAAACACTGTCAAAAAGGTTGACAGTCATGTTTATTTCACTAAGGACTTGGATTTGCAGCCTTATACCTCTGCTAATGGCAGTGACATT GTACCTTTGAAATATGATCTATATGCAGTTGTTGAGCATAGGGGATCTTCCCCAAATTCAGGGCATTACTTTTGCTTTGTTCGTTCTTCTCCAGACAAATGGCATTTGATGGATGACTCTATG GTTTCTAGTGTTTTTGAAGAGGAGGTCCTGACTCACGAGGCATACATACTGTTTTATGCACGACAAGGTACACCTTGGTTTTCGAGTGTGGTGGAAAATGAAGAGAAAGTTCCAAATTCAAGTTCAGACAATAAACATGATTCTGATGAAGGACAAAAGGGTAATAAACATGATTCTGATGAGGGACAGAAGGGTAATAATAAACATGATTCTGAAGAGGGACAGAAGGGTAATAATAAACATGATTCCGATGAGGGACAAAAGGGTAATAAACATGATTCTGATGAGGAACAAAAGGGTAAATGTGATTCGACGGAAGCATATGATAAGTGTGTGACTGacatggaagaagatgaagatgaagttgATTCCATGATCTCAGACTTGACACATTCATCTAAATCTAGCTAA